The Pelistega ratti genome window below encodes:
- a CDS encoding glucose/sorbosone family PQQ-dependent dehydrogenase — protein MKKTLLALSIGVLLSTPVFAKTGDTVDISEPFVGTVLVDGLESPWEMLWGADNQIWITERQGKNIVQIDPETGKRTVLWHNDVIFSAPPHQGLLGLTFAPDFLSGKGENHLFTAYTYEQEGKKFARIVRLTYDANTKQLGHEQIILDKIPASDDHNSGRLRLGPDNKLYYTIGDQGHNQGKHIDKPIQSQELPTADQVKNHDYALYVGKILRLNQDGSIPTDNPELNGVKSHVWAYGFRNSQGLAFVGDTLFSVEHGPSSDDELNRIEKGGNYGWPNVAGYKDNAGYVYADWSKASTALQKQFNPNVIPAGVPVQQESEFTADNLKDPQKTFFTVSSSHNYTDANCGELSYLCWPTIAPSNVIYYPKDGKITEWRNSLLITTLKNGAIYRVPLDASGTQVQGDFSKHFKTNNRYRNAVIGKDTGKIYVATDAVGNGISKEGKPNTEMANKGAIIVFDYQGK, from the coding sequence ATGAAAAAAACACTTTTGGCACTTTCTATTGGCGTATTATTAAGTACACCGGTTTTTGCGAAAACGGGTGATACTGTTGATATCAGTGAGCCTTTTGTGGGAACTGTATTAGTTGATGGATTAGAAAGTCCTTGGGAAATGTTATGGGGTGCAGATAATCAAATCTGGATTACCGAAAGACAAGGTAAAAATATTGTTCAAATTGATCCAGAAACAGGGAAACGTACTGTACTCTGGCATAATGATGTGATTTTTTCTGCTCCACCACACCAAGGCTTATTAGGGTTGACTTTTGCCCCTGATTTTTTATCAGGTAAAGGTGAAAACCACTTGTTTACTGCTTATACCTATGAACAAGAGGGTAAAAAGTTTGCTCGAATTGTACGCTTAACGTATGATGCCAACACCAAACAATTAGGTCATGAGCAAATTATTTTAGATAAAATTCCTGCAAGTGATGACCACAATTCAGGTCGTTTACGCTTAGGCCCAGATAATAAGTTGTATTATACAATTGGTGATCAGGGACATAATCAAGGTAAACATATTGATAAACCTATCCAATCACAAGAGCTACCTACGGCAGATCAAGTAAAAAATCATGATTATGCCTTATATGTGGGTAAAATTTTACGTTTAAATCAAGATGGTTCTATTCCTACTGATAACCCTGAACTCAATGGGGTTAAAAGTCATGTATGGGCATATGGTTTCCGTAACTCTCAAGGTTTAGCATTTGTGGGAGATACTTTATTTTCTGTGGAGCATGGCCCTTCTTCCGATGATGAATTAAATCGTATCGAGAAAGGCGGTAACTATGGCTGGCCAAATGTTGCTGGTTATAAAGATAATGCTGGTTATGTCTATGCGGATTGGTCTAAAGCCAGTACAGCATTGCAAAAACAATTTAATCCTAATGTCATTCCTGCTGGTGTACCAGTACAACAAGAGAGTGAATTTACGGCAGATAATCTTAAAGATCCACAAAAAACTTTCTTTACAGTCTCAAGTAGCCATAATTACACAGATGCTAATTGTGGTGAGTTAAGTTACTTATGCTGGCCAACAATTGCACCATCAAATGTGATTTACTATCCTAAAGATGGTAAAATCACGGAATGGCGTAACTCTTTATTGATTACTACCTTAAAAAATGGGGCAATTTATCGTGTTCCTTTAGATGCGAGTGGAACACAAGTACAAGGTGATTTTAGTAAACACTTTAAAACAAATAACCGCTATCGTAATGCTGTTATCGGTAAAGACACAGGCAAAATTTATGTGGCTACAGATGCAGTAGGTAATGGTATTAGTAAAGAAGGTAAGCCAAATACAGAGATGGCTAATAAAGGTGCTATTATCGTATTTGACTACCAAGGTAAATAA
- the folE gene encoding GTP cyclohydrolase I, whose amino-acid sequence MSDSKETTYISNVIRQRIKEAGKRFNANDNIAEFIKPGELTLLQEEVEQKFTDVLQSLVIDTETDHNTRETAKRVAKMYIQEVFSGRYTEMPDVTEFPNIEKLNELIIVGPITIRSACSHHFCPIMGKCWIGIMPNEKSNLIGLSKYARLASWVMQRPQIQEEAVIQLSDLLVKKMQPDGLAVVMKADHFCMHWRGVKDLDSKMINSVMRGSFLKNSDLRKEFLSLINHAA is encoded by the coding sequence GTGAGTGATTCTAAAGAAACAACGTATATCTCAAACGTTATTCGACAACGTATCAAAGAGGCAGGTAAACGTTTTAATGCCAATGACAATATTGCAGAATTTATTAAACCGGGTGAATTAACATTACTACAAGAAGAAGTCGAGCAAAAATTTACAGACGTATTACAAAGCCTAGTGATTGATACGGAAACAGACCACAATACTAGAGAAACCGCTAAACGCGTGGCAAAGATGTATATTCAAGAGGTGTTTTCAGGGCGATATACTGAAATGCCGGATGTGACAGAATTTCCGAATATTGAGAAGCTCAATGAATTAATCATTGTTGGGCCTATTACCATACGCAGTGCGTGTTCGCACCATTTTTGTCCAATTATGGGAAAATGTTGGATAGGTATTATGCCGAATGAAAAATCTAATCTCATTGGCTTATCTAAATATGCACGATTAGCGAGTTGGGTGATGCAGCGTCCGCAAATACAAGAAGAGGCGGTTATTCAATTATCTGATTTATTAGTTAAAAAAATGCAACCTGATGGTTTAGCAGTGGTGATGAAAGCCGATCACTTTTGCATGCACTGGCGAGGGGTCAAGGATTTAGACTCTAAAATGATTAATAGTGTGATGCGAGGCTCTTTCCTAAAAAACTCAGATTTACGAAAAGAGTTTTTATCATTAATTAATCATGCGGCATAG